One window of Alosa sapidissima isolate fAloSap1 chromosome 21, fAloSap1.pri, whole genome shotgun sequence genomic DNA carries:
- the LOC121695953 gene encoding C-type lectin domain family 6 member A-like isoform X3, with protein MAESVVYSEVKYKKESNADTGRAGPQIKESPEDDVVYAAVVHKADHTNQPNPPTFYTVHSPGDSSPKGSKGIRRRGLLLLAVVVLILILGVAISLSLYYSSLNTTTNAASKQHTKQDNGHTTQSTTYSTSEENKYTNPTAGCQSAKCNDGWEAHGRQCYFFSTESLIWTRSQEECVHKKSHLAIINDEKEQKLLMEIIASKMQEAEDKFWIGLNDKQTEGKWLWVDNTPLTNKGFWLNRHEPDNWKGKNNEYPNGEDCVRMGEINFIPNSAEGWVDTACERKFKFICEAEACL; from the exons AGTCACCTGAGGATGACGTGGTGTATGCTGCTGTGGTCCATAAGGCTGATCACACAAATCAACCAAACCCTCCTACGT TTTATACAGTACATTCCCCTGGTGACTCTTCCCCCAAAGGGTCAAAGGGCATCAGGAGGCGTGGCCTTCTCCTATTGGCTGTGGTGGTGCTCATTCTTATCCTGGGAGTGGCCATCAGTCTGAGTTTATACT ATTCTTCTCTAAACActacaacaaatgctgccaGCAAACAACATACAAAACAGGACAAtggacacacaacacaaagtACAACATATTCAACATCAgaagaaaacaaatacacaaatccCACAG CTGGATGTCAGTCTGCTAAATGTAACGATGGCTGGGAAGCACATGGCAGACAGTGCTACTTCTTCTCTACAGAGTCTCTAATCTGGACTCGGAGTCAAGAAGAATGTGTCCATAAGAAGAGCCATCTGGCAATCATAAATGATGAAAAAGAGCAG AAACTGTTGATGGAGATAATCGCATCAAAAATGCAAGAAGCTGAGGACAAGTTCTGGATCGGTCTGAATGATAAACAGACGGAAGGAAAGTGGCTATGGGTAGACAACACTCCTCTTACAAACAAAGG ATTCTGGTTGAATAGACACGAGCCTGATAACTGGAAGGGTAAAAATAATGAATATCCTAATGGAGAGGACTGTGTACGGATGGGAGAGATCAACTTTATTCCCAATAGTGCAGAAGGCTGGGTGGATACAGCCTGTGAGAGAAAGTTCAAATTTATTTGTGAAGCTGAAGCTTGCTTATGA